A genomic window from Lotus japonicus ecotype B-129 chromosome 1, LjGifu_v1.2 includes:
- the LOC130733185 gene encoding citrate synthase, glyoxysomal-like: MSTDSESTTMLARGRLAMLTAHLLPSSYTETTTDHVLPHRLSAQSPPSTTLNGTLTIVDERTGKKYQVEVSQDGTVRASDFKKIATGKNDKGLKLYDPGYLNTAPVRSTISYIDGDEGILRYRGYPIEELAEKSTFVEVSYLIMYGSLPSESQLAEWNFAISQHSAVPQGVLDIIQSMPHDAHPMGVLVNALSALSVFHPDANPALRGLDIYNSKEVRDKQIARVIGKITTIAAAVYLRMAGRPPVLPSNNLSYTENFLYMLDSLGNRSYKPNPRLTRALDIIFILHAEHEMNCSTSAVRHLASSGVDVYTAIAGAVGALYGPLHGGANEAVLKMLSEIGTVENIPEFIEGVKARKQKLSGFGHRVYKNYDPRAKVLRKLTEEVFSIVGRDPLIEIAVALEKIALSDEYFIKRKLYPNVDFYSGLIYRAMGFPPEYFTVLFAIPRMAGYLAHWKESLDDPDTKIMRPQQVYVGEWLRHYTPINKRTVSSDADKLGQVTTSNASKRRLAGSGM; encoded by the exons ATGTCAACCGATTCAGAATCAACCACCATGCTCGCTCGCGGCCGTTTGGCCATGCTCACAGCTCACTTGCTCCCTTCCAGCTACACCGAAACCACCACCGATCACGTCCTCCCTCACCGCCTCTCCGCTCAGTCACCGCCGTCAACCACCCTCAACGGCACCTTAACCATCGTCGACGAGAGAACCGGCAAGAAGTACCAGGTCGAGGTCTCCCAAGATGGCACTGTCAGAGCTAGTGACTTCAAGAAG ATAGCAACCGGGAAGAATGACAAGGGACTCAAGCTTTATGATCCTGGCTATTTAAACACAGCTCCGGTTCGATCAACTATTAGTTACATTGATGGTGATGAGGGGATTCTTAGATATAGAGGCTACCCAATTGAGGAGTTGGCAGAGAAAAGCACTTTTGTGGAAGTGTCCTATCTCATAA TGTATGGGAGTTTGCCTTCTGAAAGCCAGTTAGCGGAATGGAATTTCGCTATATCTCAGCATTCAGCTGTTCCACAAGGAGTTTTG GATATCATACAATCAATGCCTCATGATGCACATCCTATGGGTGTGCTTGTTAATGCATTAAGTGCCCTCTCTGTTTTTCATCCTGACGCAAATCCTGCTCTCAGA gGTCTTGATATTTATAACTCAAAGGAAGTCAGAGACAAACAAATAGCACGGGTTATTGGAAAG ATTACAACAATTGCTGCTGCAGTTTATCTTAGAATGGCAGGAAGGCCGCCTGTGCTTCCATCCAACAACCTTTCTTACACAGAGAACTTCCTATACATGCTAGATTCTTT AGGCAATCGGTCATATAAACCCAATCCTCGGCTAACTCGTGCTCTGGACATTATCTTCATCCTGCATGCTGAACATGAAATGAACTGCTCTACGTCTGCTGTCCGGCACCTTGCATCAAG TGGCGTTGATGTATACACTGCTATTGCTGGGGCTGTTGGAGCTCTGTATGGGCCTCTTCACGGTGGAGCTAATGAG GCTGTCCTCAAAATGCTGAGTGAAATTGGGACTGTTGAGAACATTCCAGAATTCATTGAAGGTGTCAAAGCCAG GAAACAAAAGCTCTCTGGTTTTGGACACCGAGTGTATAAAAACTATGATCCCAGAGCAAAGGTCCTAAGAAAACTGACTGAGGAAGTGTTTTCCATTGTTGGCCGGGATCCTCTTATCGAG ATTGCAGTTGCCTTGGAGAAGATCGCTCTATCTGATGAATATTTCATCAAGAGGAAGCTTTATCCAAATGTTGACTTCTACTCTGGATTAATTTATAG GGCCATGGGGTTTCCTCCTGAGTATTTCACAGTTTTATTTGCTATCCCTCGAATGGCGGGGTACTTGGCACATTGGAAAGAGTCCTTGGATGATCCTGATACAAAGATTATGAGGCCTCAACAG GTTTATGTTGGAGAATGGTTGCGTCATTATACACCAATCAATAAAAGGACCGTATCAAGTGATGCTGATAAGCTTGGTCAGGTGACTACATCAAATGCCTCAAAGCGACGACTCGCTGGATCTGGGATGTAG
- the LOC130733187 gene encoding uncharacterized protein LOC130733187 produces MEEEEQQQQKTILEQVFGESSSDSDSDSGDSDREWKCIEEVKGLWLCTHFLSIHHQSLLLSAIESENWFSDHHPEINQAMRFGHQNLPPWAQTLAHSIRRSAPTQPTTTTFPFQREPLFDQMIVNVYHPGEGIAAHVDLLRFDDGIAIVSLESSCVMHFSPVPESDEPGSGPESVPVLLLPGSLVLMSGEARYRWKHEINRRPGFQSWQGQELSQTRRTSITLRKLCPSQ; encoded by the coding sequence atggaggaggaggagcagcaACAGCAGAAGACGATACTGGAACAAGTGTTCGGCGAATCTTCCTCCGATTCCGATTCCGATTCCGGCGACAGCGATCGAGAATGGAAATGCATTGAGGAAGTGAAAGGCTTATGGCTCTGCACACACTTCCTCTCAATTCACCACCAATCCCTCTTACTCTCCGCCATCGAATCCGAGAACTGGTTCTCCGACCACCACCCTGAAATCAACCAAGCCATGCGCTTCGGCCACCAAAACCTCCCACCATGGGCCCAAACCCTCGCCCACTCCATCCGCCGCTCCGCCCCAACccaacccaccaccaccacgttCCCCTTCCAAAGAGAACCCTTGTTCGACCAGATGATCGTCAACGTCTACCACCCCGGCGAGGGCATTGCTGCTCACGTCGACCTCTTGCGCTTCGACGACGGCATCGCCATCGTCTCCTTGGAATCCTCCTGCGTCATGCATTTCTCGCCGGTACCGGAATCGGATGAACCGGGTTCGGGTCCGGAATCGGTTCCGGTTTTGCTTTTGCCGGGTTCTCTGGTTCTGATGTCAGGGGAAGCGAGGTATCGGTGGAAGCACGAGATTAATCGCAGACCGGGTTTTCAATCGTGGCAGGGCCAGGAATTGAGCCAGACCAGACGCACCTCCATTACGCTCAGGAAACTCTGCCCCTCTCAGTGA
- the LOC130733186 gene encoding uncharacterized protein LOC130733186 isoform X2, translating into MESKPHLDDVRYAKFWSLQLDDDESKTCFYLQVVREYVELSFKSKEDCTIDKDSIWSHPNEKFDEVLEWIKEVDKFMGKATKEMCEISLETDSYWCKKIISRIRDLRAKRGPNFTFQIVSSSEVITPLSSREKLFCELMLLGHIRLAVVHALEISKDDDDKFNEYLQEWKDEVDDFLSGLNEHFKVEFDPETNSGWYSKKIAKARTLIAKCEPALSLQFQDVGSASSMNIMFHEKLCYEIRLLINLKFVDIKAARDMPINDHDLQILFKKRLQE; encoded by the exons ATGGAGTCGAAGCCACATCTAGACGATGTACGATATGCAAAGTTTTGGAGCCTGCAACTTGATGATGAT GAATCCAAGACTTGTTTTTATCTACAAGTCGTACGTGAATATGTGGAGCTGAGTTTCAAGTCAAAGGAAGACTGTACAATTGATAAAGATTCAATTTGGTCACATCCAAATGAAAAATTTGATGAAGTTTTGGAGTGGATAAAAGAAGTGGATAAATTCATGGGTAAGGCCACAAAGGAAATGTGCGAAATAAGTCTTGAGACTGATTCGTATTGGTGCAAGAAGATAATATCAAGAATAAGAGATCTACGTGCCAAACGTGGCCCCAATTTTACTTTCCAAATAGTAAGCTCATCTGAGGTGATAACACCACTTTCCTCACGTGAAAAGCTCTTCTGTGAACTAATGTTGCTGGGTCACATACGTTTAGCTGTGGTGCATGCTCTTGAAATATCaaaggatgatgatgataaatTTAATGAATATCTTCAGGAGTGGAAAGATGAAGTGGATGATTTCTTGTCTGGGTTGAACGAGCATTTTAAAGTTGAATTTGATCCTGAGACTAATTCTGGTTGGTACAGTAAGAAGATAGCAAAAGCAAGGACCTTAATTGCCAAATGTGAACCAGCACTTTCTCTCCAATTTCAAGATGTGGGATCTGCTTCCTCAATGAATATTATGTTTCATGAAAAACTCTGCTATGAAATAAGGTTGTTGattaatttgaaatttgttGACATAAAGGCTGCTCGTGATATGCCAATCAATGATCATGATCtacaaatccttttcaagaaaAGACTTCAGGAGTAG
- the LOC130733186 gene encoding uncharacterized protein LOC130733186 isoform X1, translated as MESKPHLDDVRYAKFWSLQLDDDFQNGTSNLTMEQESKTCFYLQVVREYVELSFKSKEDCTIDKDSIWSHPNEKFDEVLEWIKEVDKFMGKATKEMCEISLETDSYWCKKIISRIRDLRAKRGPNFTFQIVSSSEVITPLSSREKLFCELMLLGHIRLAVVHALEISKDDDDKFNEYLQEWKDEVDDFLSGLNEHFKVEFDPETNSGWYSKKIAKARTLIAKCEPALSLQFQDVGSASSMNIMFHEKLCYEIRLLINLKFVDIKAARDMPINDHDLQILFKKRLQE; from the exons ATGGAGTCGAAGCCACATCTAGACGATGTACGATATGCAAAGTTTTGGAGCCTGCAACTTGATGATGAT TTTCAAAATGGTACATCAAATTTGACGATGGAGCAGGAATCCAAGACTTGTTTTTATCTACAAGTCGTACGTGAATATGTGGAGCTGAGTTTCAAGTCAAAGGAAGACTGTACAATTGATAAAGATTCAATTTGGTCACATCCAAATGAAAAATTTGATGAAGTTTTGGAGTGGATAAAAGAAGTGGATAAATTCATGGGTAAGGCCACAAAGGAAATGTGCGAAATAAGTCTTGAGACTGATTCGTATTGGTGCAAGAAGATAATATCAAGAATAAGAGATCTACGTGCCAAACGTGGCCCCAATTTTACTTTCCAAATAGTAAGCTCATCTGAGGTGATAACACCACTTTCCTCACGTGAAAAGCTCTTCTGTGAACTAATGTTGCTGGGTCACATACGTTTAGCTGTGGTGCATGCTCTTGAAATATCaaaggatgatgatgataaatTTAATGAATATCTTCAGGAGTGGAAAGATGAAGTGGATGATTTCTTGTCTGGGTTGAACGAGCATTTTAAAGTTGAATTTGATCCTGAGACTAATTCTGGTTGGTACAGTAAGAAGATAGCAAAAGCAAGGACCTTAATTGCCAAATGTGAACCAGCACTTTCTCTCCAATTTCAAGATGTGGGATCTGCTTCCTCAATGAATATTATGTTTCATGAAAAACTCTGCTATGAAATAAGGTTGTTGattaatttgaaatttgttGACATAAAGGCTGCTCGTGATATGCCAATCAATGATCATGATCtacaaatccttttcaagaaaAGACTTCAGGAGTAG
- the LOC130733189 gene encoding uncharacterized protein LOC130733189 isoform X2, with amino-acid sequence MNEFMDKAKLELCDISVRNLFWCKVMISRMRKLRAKQGPNFTFQIVSSSEEGAPHSSREKLFCEVMSLSHIRLALSFAISASKDDDDDDDDKFNECLLEWKDEVDDYFYGLKQHFELEFDDPKTNSGWYSEKIAEARMIISKCEPTFSVQSQDVESAYSINISLHEELLYEIKLLIRLKLVDMLTANDVMEVDVEDLEILLKKELQKWINEVNNFLKEINLQLREKNLEKSSDWYHNKIAGSRMLIAKRYSAFSFPSQVVGSTKKQYQIFLSFRGKDTRFSFARNLYGALKQQGFNVFMDDLGLERGDSISQVLMGAIDNSKLSIIILSKHFADSSWCLDEVVKILECKRKKNQLVWPFFYKVEPSDVSNQNKTYGEAMDKHKTRYRDDVIMNWRSALHEVCCDGFNAFSYKKNSGYECDFIQSIVSAATQIRDGS; translated from the exons ATGAATGAATTCATGGATAAGGCTAAACTGGAACTGTGTGATATAAGTGTTAGGAATTTGTTTTGGTGTAAGGTTATGATATCAAGAATGAGAAAGCTACGTGCCAAACAAGGCCCCAATTTTACTTTTCAAATAGTAAGCTCATCCGAAGAAGGGGCACCACATtcttcacgtgaaaaactctTCTGTGAAGTAATGTCGCTGAGCCACATACGTTTAGCTCTGTCTTTTGCTATTTCAGCATCAaaggacgatgatgatgatgatgatgataaattCAATGAATGTCTTCTGGAGTGGAAAGATGAAGTGGATGATTACTTTTATGGGTTGAAGCAGCATTTTGAATTGGAATTTGATGATCCTAAGACTAATTCTGGTTGGTACAGTGAGAAGATAGCAGAAGCAAGGATGATAATATCCAAATGTGAACCAACATTTTCTGTCCAATCTCAAGATGTCGAATCTGCTTATTCAATCAATATTTCGTTACATGAAGAACTCCTCTATGAAATAAAGTTGCTGATTAGATTGAAATTAGTTGACATGCTGACTGCTAACGATGTCATGGAAGTTGATGTTGAAGATCTAgaaattcttttaaaaaaagaacTTCAGAAGTGGATAAATGAAGTGAATAATTTCTTAAAAGAGATCAACCTGCAATTAAGGGAAAAGAATCTTGAGAAGAGTTCTGATTGGTACCATAACAAGATAGCAGGATCAAGGATGTTAATTGCCAAACGTTATTCAGCATTTTCCTTCCCATCTCAAGTTGTGGGATCTACAAAGAAACAATACCAGATTTTCCTCAGCTTTAGAGGAAAAGATACTCGATTCAGCTTTGCACGTAATCTCTATGGTGCTTTGAAGCAACAAGGATTCAATGTCTTTATGGATGATCTAGGGTTGGAGAGAGGGGACTCAATTTCACAAGTTCTAATGGGGGCGATTGACAACTCAAAactttcaattattattttatctaaACACTTTGCAGACTCTTCCTGGTGTTTGGATGAAGTTGTTAAGATTCTTGAGTGCAAACGAAAGAAAAATCAACTAGTTTGGCCTTTCTTTTACAAGGTGGAGCCCTCCGACGTGAGCaatcaaaataaaacttatGGAGAGGCTATGGACAAACATAAAACAAGGTATAGAGATGATGTGATCATGAATTGGAGGTCAGCTTTGCACGAGGTCTGTTGTGATGGCTTCAATGCTTTCTCATACAAGAAAAATAGTGG GTACGAATGTGATTTCATTCAAAGTATAGTAAGTGCTGCCACCCAAATTAGAGATGGTTCGTAA
- the LOC130733189 gene encoding uncharacterized protein LOC130733189 isoform X1 — translation MNEFMDKAKLELCDISVRNLFWCKVMISRMRKLRAKQGPNFTFQIVSSSEEGAPHSSREKLFCEVMSLSHIRLALSFAISASKDDDDDDDDKFNECLLEWKDEVDDYFYGLKQHFELEFDDPKTNSGWYSEKIAEARMIISKCEPTFSVQSQDVESAYSINISLHEELLYEIKLLIRLKLVDMLTANDVMEVDVEDLEILLKKELQKWINEVNNFLKEINLQLREKNLEKSSDWYHNKIAGSRMLIAKRYSAFSFPSQVVGSTKKQYQIFLSFRGKDTRFSFARNLYGALKQQGFNVFMDDLGLERGDSISQVLMGAIDNSKLSIIILSKHFADSSWCLDEVVKILECKRKKNQLVWPFFYKVEPSDVSNQNKTYGEAMDKHKTRYRDDVIMNWRSALHEVCCDGFNAFSYKKNSGRYECDFIQSIVSAATQIRDGS, via the exons ATGAATGAATTCATGGATAAGGCTAAACTGGAACTGTGTGATATAAGTGTTAGGAATTTGTTTTGGTGTAAGGTTATGATATCAAGAATGAGAAAGCTACGTGCCAAACAAGGCCCCAATTTTACTTTTCAAATAGTAAGCTCATCCGAAGAAGGGGCACCACATtcttcacgtgaaaaactctTCTGTGAAGTAATGTCGCTGAGCCACATACGTTTAGCTCTGTCTTTTGCTATTTCAGCATCAaaggacgatgatgatgatgatgatgataaattCAATGAATGTCTTCTGGAGTGGAAAGATGAAGTGGATGATTACTTTTATGGGTTGAAGCAGCATTTTGAATTGGAATTTGATGATCCTAAGACTAATTCTGGTTGGTACAGTGAGAAGATAGCAGAAGCAAGGATGATAATATCCAAATGTGAACCAACATTTTCTGTCCAATCTCAAGATGTCGAATCTGCTTATTCAATCAATATTTCGTTACATGAAGAACTCCTCTATGAAATAAAGTTGCTGATTAGATTGAAATTAGTTGACATGCTGACTGCTAACGATGTCATGGAAGTTGATGTTGAAGATCTAgaaattcttttaaaaaaagaacTTCAGAAGTGGATAAATGAAGTGAATAATTTCTTAAAAGAGATCAACCTGCAATTAAGGGAAAAGAATCTTGAGAAGAGTTCTGATTGGTACCATAACAAGATAGCAGGATCAAGGATGTTAATTGCCAAACGTTATTCAGCATTTTCCTTCCCATCTCAAGTTGTGGGATCTACAAAGAAACAATACCAGATTTTCCTCAGCTTTAGAGGAAAAGATACTCGATTCAGCTTTGCACGTAATCTCTATGGTGCTTTGAAGCAACAAGGATTCAATGTCTTTATGGATGATCTAGGGTTGGAGAGAGGGGACTCAATTTCACAAGTTCTAATGGGGGCGATTGACAACTCAAAactttcaattattattttatctaaACACTTTGCAGACTCTTCCTGGTGTTTGGATGAAGTTGTTAAGATTCTTGAGTGCAAACGAAAGAAAAATCAACTAGTTTGGCCTTTCTTTTACAAGGTGGAGCCCTCCGACGTGAGCaatcaaaataaaacttatGGAGAGGCTATGGACAAACATAAAACAAGGTATAGAGATGATGTGATCATGAATTGGAGGTCAGCTTTGCACGAGGTCTGTTGTGATGGCTTCAATGCTTTCTCATACAAGAAAAATAGTGG CAGGTACGAATGTGATTTCATTCAAAGTATAGTAAGTGCTGCCACCCAAATTAGAGATGGTTCGTAA
- the LOC130748205 gene encoding uncharacterized protein LOC130748205: MAGMEELCQQNQTLQAQVQDLTRNHRRDAYPLQTAPEFQPFSEAIAVVEIPESLRTLVLDSYDGTTDPREHLAIFNTKMLINGATEQLKCKLFPGTLKNGALTWFSSLPPRSIVTFSDFSQHFLSQFSAKQANQITSASLFNIRQKSGESLKNYLFRFTNVFMQARNKDPTICTEAFENGLSAGPFNEDLPIRHAQSLDEIRKRAAPFIIQEESNRLKADRDKEERARHQTNQPRRTDPFTDRGNL, encoded by the coding sequence ATGGCTGGAATGGAAGAGCTTTGTCAACAAAACCAAACCCTACAAGCTCAAGTACAAGATCTCACAAGGAATCACAGGAGAGATGCATATCCTCTCCAAACGGCGCCAGAGTTTCAGCCTTTCTCAGAGGCCATAGCTGTTGTCGAGATTCCAGAGAGCTTAAGGACCTTGGTTCTTGACTCCTACGATGGCACAACAGACCCTAGGGAGCACCTCGCTATTTTCAATACGAAGATGTTGATAAATGGTGCAACCGAACAATTGAAGTGTAAGCTATTTCCAGGAACTCTAAAGAATGGGGCCTTGACATGGTTCTCTAGCCTTCCACCCAGATCTATAGTCACGTTTAGTGACTTTTCCCAACATTTCCTATCACAATTCTCTGCCAAGCAAGCCAACCAGATCACCTCAGCCAGCCTTTTCAACATCCGTCAAAAGTCAGGTGAATCATTGAAAAATTACTTGTTCAGGTTCACTAATGTCTTCATGCAGGCTAGAAACAAAGATCCAACAATTTGTACTGAGGCATTTGAAAATGGTTTGTCAGCGGGTCCCTTCAACGAGGATCTGCCCATCCGTCATGCGCAATCGTTGGATGAAATTCGCAAAAGGGCAGCACCGTTCATCATACAAGAAGAGAGCAACCGCTTGAAAGCGGATCGTGATAAGGAGGAACGAGCGCGTCATCAGACCAACCAACCCAGACGGACAGATCCCTTCACCGATCGAGGGAACCTTTGA